One Chromobacterium phragmitis genomic window carries:
- a CDS encoding M23 family metallopeptidase, translated as MPSNTPIYAPADGVIQTVARNRPGRQLLNIQHPSGYLTRYLHLNSISVRNGQRVKTGELLGYSGMTGGVSTGPHLHWEAHIPVYKKPFPPVGPTYMFVKALPRLSRRKKPRKRATRLKR; from the coding sequence ATGCCAAGCAATACGCCGATTTATGCGCCTGCCGACGGCGTGATTCAGACGGTGGCTCGGAATCGGCCAGGGCGGCAATTACTCAATATCCAGCATCCCAGCGGTTATTTGACGCGTTATCTGCACTTGAACTCCATTTCGGTCAGAAATGGACAGAGAGTGAAAACCGGCGAGTTGCTGGGTTATTCCGGCATGACGGGTGGCGTCAGCACAGGGCCCCATTTGCACTGGGAGGCGCATATTCCTGTCTACAAGAAGCCCTTTCCGCCGGTTGGACCCACTTATATGTTTGTCAAGGCGCTCCCCCGGCTCAGCCGCAGGAAGAAGCCAAGGAAACGGGCGACCCGGCTGAAACGGTGA